GAAGGGTCTGCTTCAAGGACACTCACCTAAGACACTGTGAAACCAACCTTCATATTCCATTCTTTCTATTGAGATaccttgtgtttctgtttttctgacttGACTCTGATACAAAACATTACCTAGTCAAACATGAAGGATATGACCAAAGCTAAATTCAGAGGCAAATTGACagcactaaaaaatatttttaataaaataagaaagactgACATAAATGCTCTAAGCTTTCAACTAAAAaagctagaaaagaaaaataaacataaaaatagatgCAGACACtgatgcaagagaaaaaaataaaacccaaaagatggccttttaaaaagatgaatagaGAAATCTTTAGCAAGTCTGGTTTAAATAAAAGGCACAGAATTACTAAAATTGGTTCAAGAAATACAAAACCTAAATAGACCAATGACCatggaaaaaattgaaaaaacagaaaattatccCCCAAAGTCCAGATGATTTTAGAGGTAAGTTCTTACCAAACcttcaaagaacaaaataattctaatgAATCTCAATTGCAAATAAAGTATTTTCAGGgtacaggaaaaaaggaaaatacccaACTCATTTGACAAAGCCAGCATAATACTGATACTaggaaaacacaagaaaagacaACCAAAGAACACacataaaaatctgaaataactGCAGCTCACAAAACCATATACTTCATTTCTCTACATACCTATACTGTTAAGCAAATGCATAAAAACTGTCTGGAAGGATAATGGGCAGTAGTGGTCACCTCCAGGGAGAAGCCTGGGGTGCGTAccttgtgtgtgtgcgtgcacctGCGCAAGTGCTGGGAGTAATTTACCTGTATTATCTGAAatgcttttaataataaaaatgtattcaggtatttttttaatgcaatgaaaacaagagaaagaacaaagaactgAAGTTTAATTCCACAAAAGAGTAGTTAATGTTTAACTGAATCTAATGAAAAAAACTGCCCAGAGTAGACCTAATTtgaaggtttccttttttttgctgATATACAATACTACCAGTCAAACGACAGAACTGAGTTTGCTTCAGGCAAGGACCTTAGTATAGAAGTCTATccagttattttttattaatatatttttccttcaagGAATATCCTAAGGATCATACCCTTTGCTTACCATTTACTTTATCCTTATCTGCAAAATCCAAGATACAATTTGGATGCCATTCATAGCTACCTAGAGACCTTAGGATAATCTAATTCTACATGAGGCCTTGCCTTTTGACTTTAGCTTCGTATCTAAATGTCAGATGTTTACTCTTTGGACCTCAGTACATGAAGAAGGCAGAGTTCCTTTTGAATCCCTCTGGAGCCAGGCTACTTGGGTTAATTTcccaacttctctgtgcctcagcttcatttgtaaagtgaatATCATAATAGTCATTATGTAATTGTATGAAATAATAtaagtaaagtgcttagaacagtacctggcatacaaGAGTCATTATTTAAGTACaggttttttattattactatcctTCCTCTCTATTAAAAGGAGGAGCTAAATTTCTGCTTAGACAGAGGTTATCTCCCCTACActatatttaacaaaaatgtttaaaaaactctAAGATTCAGCAAAGCTTTGGGAGCTTATTGTTCTCACTCACCCCTTCAATGAGCTGCAGACATTCTGTCAGAGTGTTGTTAATTTTACTGGATAGTTCAAgttgtgctttcttttcttcctcttctttttccataCTCTTCCAGAATGAAATATTCAtttcctctattatttttctttttgttttaagttcCATAGGAGGCCGTTTATAGATCCTCCCCTTAGATTTCTGCCATTCTTCCAACTGTTTCCTGTTATACAATTAAAAAGGGAGATGGTTTTAGGGGTCTTTTTTGGTACACGGTTAAGCTTCTAAAGTATGACATGCATAGATTATCACTGAACACCTTCAACTAGAAAGTCaggagaatgttttaaaaataatttaccaatTGGTATTGGAAGCACTGGTTGCCCCCACCCTTCAGAAGGCAGATGCCAGACGGATTAGTTGGATTACAACAGGTGGTTAGCATCTCAATCTTCAAACTCCttaatttcctgtttatttttcaatatttttctctgaCAATTTTTACCTGTATGCTACTCCTGACAAATTGCTGTCCTAAGACATCCCTCCATCTCTGAGATCATTAACTCAGCACTCCATTTCTCTTATCATGAGCTTTGTATCTGCCACTCAACCAGACTCACCAAACCTGTATTCTTCCCTCAGTAGGGTCGTGGCCACTCAGTGACCCACTTTGCCCAGTTCCTTAGCCCTCTCCTACCACACATGACCCCCTCTTCCCCAATGAGATCAATAATTTCAGGGCTCTTTTCTTAAGTAGCTAGTCTCTGATGGTGCCACGTCCTAATCCTCGCTCTCCCCACACTGTTCACTCTCCACTCCTGCTCCTAGGCAGTCCACAGACTACTGTTGAAGGAGTCACCAAGACATGTAGGCCCAAGCATCTGAATGTAGgctcttcagtttctttaaagtACAACTACATGTTTATGACTCACAAACGTACATTTCAGCCCAGATCACTCTCTAGGGTCCCAAGCTTTGTAAACTCCAGTGCCTAACTGATAACTTTTATCTGATGTCTGGCaggcatttaaaatttaatattgttcAAAACGAAGCTCTCGATTTTCATCTCCAAATCTTTTCCCAAACAGCCTTCCCTACATTGGTACACAGTGCCCCAATCTACCCAGTTGCTAGGGCCTAAAACGAGGAGTTGTCTTGAGTAGTCCTTTCTTTTCCCCACGTCCAATACATCATCATATAATCAGTATTGATTCTATCTCCACTACCACCATTCTTGTCCAGATCACTGTCaccttctgcctgaaatgctgCAGCAGCCTCCTAATTCATCTCCTTCCTTCCACTCTAACCCTTCTCAAATTCATCCTGTGCACAGTAGCTAGTGATCTTTATAAAGTAAACCAGTCATGGCCAGGTACTTTCCATGGCTcttggaataaaattcaaaatgttctCTGTGGCCGAAGGTGAAGTGCAGGTTGGTTCCTGCCTACAACCTCATGTTACGCCACTCTCCCCCTCACTCACTGCCTTCCAGGAGCTCTGGCATTTTTTCCGTTACTTAACCCAAGCTCATTCCTCCCTCAGGGTCTTGTATTGTCTGTCTTCAGTCCTCTGCTCAAATGATAACTCCTTGAAGAGGTAATTTTCTGTAATTATGCTGTCTTAATCAACATGTTGATTTTCTATCTTTTCCACTAGAATCCAAGGTCTATGAAGACAGAAACCTTGGATGtcccagtgcctagcatagtGTTTAGAACATGTGTTTaattacagtaaaattcaccttttttggtacacagttctgtgagttttgacaaatgcatgaaATCATGTGACTGTGACTACAATCAAGATATAACACCCTCAAAAATGCCCCTGTGTTCCTCGGTGGTCAGCCTTGCCACCCATGCCAGCTCCCAGCAGTCACTGATCGCTTTGCTGTCCttatagctttgctttttccagaaaatcagtaactatcaaaaaaaaaattttctttatttatttttggctgcattgagtcttcgctgctgcacacaggctttctctagttgcatcgagcgggggctactcttcgttgcggtgcgccatgcttctcactgcagtggcttctcttgttgcagagcaggggctctaggcgtgcgggcttcagtagtcatggcacgtgcgctcagtagttgtggctcatgggctctagagtgcaggctcagtagttgtggcgcacgggcttagcggctccgtggcatgtgggatcttcccagaccaggacttgaacccgtgtcccctgcactggcaggcggattcttaaccattgcaacaccagggaagcccccgagaaAATCAGTAACTATTAACTCTCTTGTTTCTCCCTTGATTTCTCAGCACAGTCCACACAGTGCTTATATCAGCCCTAACTGCTTCCCCTTTACCTTCACCGGCTTCATGACAGAAGCTGAGTCATCTGGCATGTGTTTCCCCTATGTTCCCAGCATTCTTCTTATCTCCTTAGCCTTGCTTCTAATCATAAATGAAGAGGGAACTTGCTTTTTCTAAAGCTAACATATTCCTAGGAGCTGGCTTTATTATTCTAGTACTTTCCATATATACACCAGAAAAAATGTTCCATAATAGTAGACTATGACTGTATGCTGATCACTGTATCTCCCAGTGTAGGTGCTAAAGGAACACTCGAGGAATGAGAGAGTGATCTATCCTTCTCCACAGACTCCTCCTATTTTTTGTCATCAAACTTGGCCCAGCTGTAATCTGTCTTAGGATCCATCGTCTGTTATCTGGTCTACATTGCAAAGCTCCAGGGTAGGGACCCTGACCTCCTCATTCACCAGCTCAAGGCCTtttcattcagttttctttttgctcAGAAGACTCATCCTTCTTCCTgtcactgtcctttttttttgtggtatgcgggcctctctcactgttgtggcctttcccactgcagagcacaggctccggacgtgcaggctcagcggccatggctcacaggcccagccgctctgtggcatgtgggatcttcccggtctggggcatgaacccgtgtcccctgcatcggcaggcggactctcaaccactgcgccaccagggaagccctctgtcacTGTCCTTTTCCCAGTCCAGATGTCACTGTTCAAAGTACCTCCCCTGACCTTTCTATCTAAAGTCATCCCAGCCTCCCTCTCTCAATCGCATCACCCTGAATTAagttattttctgtctcttcaggAGGGCAGAGAGCTTGTCAGTGGTGTTCAGGGCTGTATTCAGAGAATAAATCCTGCCCTCACTTCACTCTGCTATACCTTTTAGCTACCATCTAATTTTACATGTTCCTTTTGCCCTTGCCAGGAATCTCCTTATTTTCTACTCCAATCCAGTGTACAGAGGTGCTTCTCCTGGGAGGTTCACCACATCATCAGAATATGTCTGGTCCTGTTCAGAAAGTGTATGAAATCCTTTGGCTCAGTTTCAAGCATCACACATGTTAATGTTAACTCCCAGCAGCCTGAGATTCTGACTTCTAACATCTGAACTCTGTATGTGAACTGATTACTTCTCTCTGCCTTAGCGTACTTTCCAAAACTTGGCCTGTTCAGACTCATAGAAGTTTCCTGCTCCTTCTTCTCTGATAACTTTTCGGATTTCACATTAGTTGGCTTGACAAGGGGCTACCATGTCCGCACTTCCTAGCGGTGTAAGTTCACTACTCTGGCTCCTCCTACCCTGCCTCTTCTGTTGCTGTTCAGTCCCTGCAGGGCACTTCTTGCATGAATGGTCTACCTCTGCAACCTCTACTTCTTATCCAACTATtctgtttcaatttcttttttaaaaaataaattatttcaagcatacagaaaattacagagaACAATTTGAACACATGTATGTACCACCCAGCTCTATCAAGTCTTCATATTTGCCTTGTCTGTTTTTCAGAGTTACAGCTAAAAATTACTCAGGAGCCATTATTTATGACCCATCTCCTGACTTTAGCACTCCTGATGGTCAATTTGCCTAGTCATCTTACTTTGCAAAattttggaattaaaataaaGTACCTTCGATCCTCTGCTGTGGTCTTCTTACTTGGATTAGTTTGGGTCCCATTTGGGAGTCCTCTTCCATTTACGGTTGTGCCACCAGCTTGAGTTCTGGGAGCTGTCTTGTTTAGAAAACAGTTCTGGGGAAGAGCCCTTTTCAACTTGGAGTCCAAAGTCCGTGCTTTTTGTTGACAGCTGTTGTTGCATTTATTCCCTTTGGCTCCATTTGCTCTTATGCTAGGGGTGCTTGGAATGACTGAGTTAAAGCTGCCAACTGTCAAATTAGGCCTTTGGCTTATGGCTTTTGATTTTTGCAGTACATATGATGTCCGACGTCTACAACAAGCTTGCGTGGGTTTATGATCTTGCTTTGTGTTTGGATGTCTGTTGTTACATCCTCTTTGAAGCACTTTGGGGTATGTGCTGGGTTTGCTATGTTTTACTTTCTGTTCAGTAACAGTGCGTGACTGTAACTTAGTTTCATTTGGTCTTTCATACTTACCCCTATTAACCTTTATATTCTTTATGTCCTTAACCACTGTTTTCTTTGATGCCTGAGTCCTGTTAAGTGTCTGGACAAAGTGAGAGGAAACTGTTTTTGGGGGTTTTCCCCCTGGTCTTGCAAGATCTGTTCCTCTAGAGAGTTGCTGAGCCTTCTCTGGTGGAATCCTGATCTGTGTGTCTTCGAGGAATTGTTTGTTGGCTCTGTCTTTCAGCACAGCAGTGTTCACTGACCTTTTGCCCAAGACTTCTTTAGTAGGAGCCACACTGCTCTTGGTTTGATTAGTTTTCGGCTTACTGGCGGTGCCTAATTCGGGATTTGGCTTGCCCCCAGAGTCTGGTAAGATCTGGGGCGAGCTCTCCTTGTTCGTCTCTTTTAGACAGCTGCCCAAGGATTCATCTCCGACGTGGGTGTCCACAGAGTCTGTACATTTAGCAGGTCCTTGTTGTGTTACCTGCTGCTTTTTAGTTTTCAATTCCTGTATATTAAGTGACCCCGTGGTTTCTCTTGGCAGTTCTCCAGTAGTGGATGATCCAAATTCATGGTGGTGTTGACTACTTCCGGAAGGCTTACGGTTTGGGTTAGAAGAAACACATTCTGAAGTGAGCCTTTTTCTGCCCAGAAGTTTTGGTGGCTCCAACTTTGGCCTCTGGGACCCTGTGATACTGGCAGGTCTGGACTGATGTTTAATGCTGATGGGTCTTGTAGCTTTGACAGGCAAAGCAACATGGTTGGTAACATCCTTTTTAGGTCTAATAGtctaaaaagacagagaaagatataaaaaaagtaaactcatAACAACAGtccactgtttttaaaataaaaaaactagttattttgtttataatttcatttaagagaattgaatcctgagaaaataaaagactcACTAATAGATGATTTTTATAACTGGAGCTCCTATTAGAAATACATTAGAATCTTTTAGCTTGATAGAATTCAGCAGAGATGCAGTGAACACATAAaaattgctgtttaaaaaaataaatttggctCCATCAAACAAGTACTTGCTGAATGCCCATTATATCCAAGTGAAGTGTCATTCTAGGGACTCTGGAAAGATACATACATAATAGACTTATGTTAGGGTACCTCCCAAGTTCCTCCTAGTACTTTGCATTGCTACActaattttcttaaaacaacaCTGCCTTTGTAAAGGTCAGAGTGTCACTCAAGAAACTTTGTCTCATCCTGGAGATCAGTGGTATGGATATGCTGGGAGTCCTGAGATACTCTGGAACAGTTCTGAATAAGTACCTAACATCTCAGCAGAAAGTCAGTCATATTTGTGAAGTCAGGAAAGGGTTTTAAGGTTAGATTGTACATTATTAACAAGTAAATATTTCAGTCATGTGATTTAATTTTGGATAAGAAAGGTAGGACTAGGTTGcagagaacttttaaaactagGGAGGGGTGTTTAGAATTAATATGGTAAATAACAGGGACAGGCCACTGTGGATTCTGCAGCGTCTGCATTGAACGCAGTTACTCAGAAAGGAGAATTTGGCAGAGATTTGTAGACTATCCAGGGAAAGATATGGCAGTGCTAGAGTTACTGTCCTCTATTTTTGGTTTGATAATATGATGAATAATTACTATGTAAGCTTTGTGAACGTGTAAAGGACGTCTGTAACTAGAACCACTTGTCCTTAAGGGCGAAGAGATGGCCACCCTAGGATGGCCTGGGCATGTGCACTGTTGCTCATGGGTACTCTAGGGGAGCGCAGGGGGCgggaggcagagagacagacgGTGTGCTCACGCGGCCACAGCTGGGTTACTCCTTGAGCCCCAACATTTACATCAACCTCGGCTCTCCCCATTATTGCTCATTACTGCTTACTGAAGAGGCAGGGATGTTGGTATAAACTTTCCAATTATGTGCTATTCCTTACTCgttcttttttgtatattaaaaaaaaatcggCATATAATTTGTACCCcattcaccattttaaagcatacaattcagtgggttttagtatattcaaaagACTGTACAACCATcgccactaattccagaacattttcatcactgcagAAAGAAATCCCACATTTGTTAgaagtcactccccatttcctcctccccacGGATCTGGACAACCagtaatctattttctgtctctataaatttgcctattctggacatttcatataaatggaatcatataatatgtggcctttcgaatctggcttcttccacttagcataatgtttttgagattcacccgtgttgtggcatgtatcagcacttcattactctattttttaaataataaactttagggcttccctggtggcgcagtggttgagagtccgcctgccgatgcaggggacacgggttcgtgccccggtctgggaggatcccacgtgctgtggagcggctgggcccgtgagccatggccgctgagcctgcgcatccggagcctgtgctctgcaacgggagaggccacaacagtgagaggcctgcgtacctaaaaaaaaacaaacaaaaaaaccccaaaaaacaaaaaatccaaaaaaaccaaaaaaacccacttcatttttagagcagttttagatcaaagcaaaattgagtggaagtaCAGAGACTTCCCCTATATTCCTCGCCCCCACACAGGCAcgtcacttctttttatggctgaataaatattccattttatggctatGTCACATTTTGGTTATCTATTCaattgatggacatctgggtcatttccaccttctggctattatgaataatgttgctatgaatatttgctataagttttgtgtgtttgtgtgtgtgtgtgtatctctgttTTCAactctcttgggtatatatctaggagtggaattgctgggtcatatggtagctctatgatTAACttctgaggaactgtcaaactattttccaaaggtactgcaccattttacattcccaccagtaatgcataggggttctaatttctccacatcctccccaacacatatcatctgtctttttgattataaccatcctagtgggtgtgaagtggtatctcactgtgatttttatttgcatttccctaatattgagcatcttttcatgtccttatttCCCATTTGTAtactttctttggagaaatttctattcagatcctttgtccatttagAAATTGggctgtctttttattgttgagttgtaagagtgcTTTATTTATCCTGGGTCCTAGATCTTTATCATatataagatttgcaaatattttctctcttgtacagtttttatatctttattttagatCAGCCTGGCCTTGCTAACTTACTGTAAGTGGTAGAACTGGTCATGCAGTTAGTTTCAAGTACTTCATTGAGAGAAAAACTAGGCTTAGAAGAGTCATTAGGCTAGCAGAATAGCCTGCAATCAATAGGCAAATACACACCATTCGAGCTGGAAGGGATTTTGGAGATCATTAAATTGAGCCCCTTCATCTGAGAGGGAACGTGAGCTGCCCAAGGTCAGGCAGGGTGTTAAGAGGCAGGGTTGGGGATAGAACTTCAGTCTCTGACTCCTGGCCTCAGACAACTCACGTCAAATagatctgattaaaaaaaaaaacaaagaatgtacAAGAAGGAACAAGTGACACAAATTGAATTTGGTCACTTCATTCTGTACATATGAagccagagaagggagaaaactcaCAAAGGATATGACTAGGGTTTAAATCAGGAGAGATTCACTGCAtctgtactaggcactgtgctagactgCAAGGGGATACAAAGATGACAAGATGACACATGCCCCTGAGGAGTGCTAACAGAAAATTATGATACGAAGACATGAGGGCTGTAATAGGGCTGGGAGGGATTATAAAGCTCATCTGATTGGTGGTTTTCAAGCATTTTTGTTCATATACTCCCAACATAATTTTGACAAACTCTGTGCCCTCCTATACTTATAAAagttaatagctaacatttttcatcattagtttaaaTAGCTGCAAATATGTAATTTCAGGCACACTGTCAATACTGACATTTCAAGATGAAATGAAATTTGATACCCACTATAATCCATTTAAAAACTATAGAAACACACTCTTCTTTAACAACTGAAAAGAtaatacctttcttttttctcctggtCTGTTCTCATTCCAGTTCACCACAAAATTTTTATACTAGATATTTGTGCTTGGAAGTTTATAATCCATTACCCTATCATACTTCTCAACAAATATATGTCTATAAGTTTACCTTAATCTGTATTTACCATAACTATAAGTAATTCAGCAAAAGAAGATAAATGTTACCAATTTTGATCAATAATTATTAAGtataaagagtaaaatactttttcataaagaaatggaaatatctcTTAGTGAGTTGGCTGGAGGTTTCCCCCCACAATTAGTTCATGTATTCACTGGAagacattatattatttattgctAGAATGAGACAGAGGTCTTCATCAGTTTTATTCCtttggctttttaaataaaaactcagaaaatttgTGCATATTATCAAGTAGATGGGAATAGAAGATGTTTTGTTACAGCAATTACAGTCAATTCTTTGAACTCATCCAGAGGCATATGCTAAAAGTCATGCAGTGATCTCTcagcaaaaaattatttttaatgttcttccACATGACAATGTTGAATGCAAAGAACTGGAAGCTGCTTGAACTGCAAAAGGCTTTCTGAACATCACCACCATTATTTCAAATTGTCCCTTGATTTTGTACTTTGGAGGTACATATTTCCATCCCTGGGCAAAACAAGCAGAGAAAGAACTGAAAAGTGGAAGAAGGATGACAAGGGAGTGTCaagggaggtgggaaaggagaaactgaagcacaTTCGACGACAAATCAATTTTGGGCAAAAGCACATACGGAAGTTGAAGATGTGGAAATTGGTTCTGTTAAAATGTGTACCTGCTGGAGATGCTTTATGCACCTCCAGAGGAACATATA
The sequence above is drawn from the Tursiops truncatus isolate mTurTru1 chromosome 14, mTurTru1.mat.Y, whole genome shotgun sequence genome and encodes:
- the CKAP2L gene encoding cytoskeleton-associated protein 2-like isoform X2, with protein sequence MVQPGPSAAAEERQRKLQEYLAAKGKLKCQNAKPYLKAKNNCPNPPPSKSTIRPKKDVTNHVALPVKATRPISIKHQSRPASITGSQRPKLEPPKLLGRKRLTSECVSSNPNRKPSGSSQHHHEFGSSTTGELPRETTGSLNIQELKTKKQQVTQQGPAKCTDSVDTHVGDESLGSCLKETNKESSPQILPDSGGKPNPELGTASKPKTNQTKSSVAPTKEVLGKRSVNTAVLKDRANKQFLEDTQIRIPPEKAQQLSRGTDLARPGGKPPKTVSSHFVQTLNRTQASKKTVVKDIKNIKVNRGKYERPNETKLQSRTVTEQKVKHSKPSTYPKVLQRGCNNRHPNTKQDHKPTQACCRRRTSYVLQKSKAISQRPNLTVGSFNSVIPSTPSIRANGAKGNKCNNSCQQKARTLDSKLKRALPQNCFLNKTAPRTQAGGTTVNGRGLPNGTQTNPSKKTTAEDRRKQLEEWQKSKGRIYKRPPMELKTKRKIIEEMNISFWKSMEKEEEEKKAQLELSSKINNTLTECLQLIEGGVHSNEIGAILSSIPEAEKFAQFWICKAKLLASKGTFDVIGLYEEAIRNGARPIQELRKVVLNILQDPDRTTEGITSDSLAAETNITSIEMLAKKMESGTSCLSPKEREQVSATPQITKSEQDNHPGIKLQIAPIPRINGMPEVQDMKLITPVRRSARIERAVSRYPEMLQEHDLVVASLNELLEVEETECFIFRKNEALPVTLGFQVLES
- the CKAP2L gene encoding cytoskeleton-associated protein 2-like isoform X1; this encodes MVQPGPSAAAEERQRKLQEYLAAKGKLKCQNAKPYLKAKNNCPNPPPSKSTIRPKKDVTNHVALPVKATRPISIKHQSRPASITGSQRPKLEPPKLLGRKRLTSECVSSNPNRKPSGSSQHHHEFGSSTTGELPRETTGSLNIQELKTKKQQVTQQGPAKCTDSVDTHVGDESLGSCLKETNKESSPQILPDSGGKPNPELGTASKPKTNQTKSSVAPTKEVLGKRSVNTAVLKDRANKQFLEDTQIRIPPEKAQQLSRGTDLARPGGKPPKTVSSHFVQTLNRTQASKKTVVKDIKNIKVNRGKYERPNETKLQSRTVTEQKVKHSKPSTYPKVLQRGCNNRHPNTKQDHKPTQACCRRRTSYVLQKSKAISQRPNLTVGSFNSVIPSTPSIRANGAKGNKCNNSCQQKARTLDSKLKRALPQNCFLNKTAPRTQAGGTTVNGRGLPNGTQTNPSKKTTAEDRRKQLEEWQKSKGRIYKRPPMELKTKRKIIEEMNISFWKSMEKEEEEKKAQLELSSKINNTLTECLQLIEGGVHSNEIGAILSSIPEAEKFAQFWICKAKLLASKGTFDVIGLYEEAIRNGARPIQELRKVVLNILQDPDRTTEGSAAMAHGPSRSAACGIFPDRGMNPRPPYRQADSQRLCHQGSPASDSLPEETEANGRGITSDSLAAETNITSIEMLAKKMESGTSCLSPKEREQVSATPQITKSEQDNHPGIKLQIAPIPRINGMPEVQDMKLITPVRRSARIERAVSRYPEMLQEHDLVVASLNELLEVEETECFIFRKNEALPVTLGFQVLES